A window of Sphingorhabdus lacus contains these coding sequences:
- a CDS encoding nucleotidyltransferase family protein has translation MDCADIALIVLAAGLGSRFGADKLSVPLDGLPVGLHIAHTSNSIDFGWRFAICSPASSLTPRYVEYGFTVIDNANPEAGQAHSLHLAIRAAEDTDAKALLVTLADMPFVTEGLLRKIAAFPTMAASYNGRNAMPPVLFPRTHWAGLLNMQGDAGGRSLLHAAQKVEASAAELRDIDVPDDLVRPADA, from the coding sequence ATGGATTGCGCTGACATTGCCCTGATAGTGCTGGCCGCGGGACTTGGATCCCGCTTCGGTGCCGATAAGCTTTCGGTTCCACTTGATGGCCTGCCGGTCGGCCTGCACATTGCGCACACGAGCAACAGCATCGATTTCGGATGGCGGTTCGCGATATGCAGCCCCGCTTCGTCCTTGACGCCGCGCTATGTCGAATATGGTTTTACCGTTATCGACAATGCAAATCCCGAAGCGGGGCAGGCCCATTCTCTGCATTTGGCGATAAGGGCGGCAGAGGACACCGATGCTAAGGCCCTATTGGTGACTTTGGCGGATATGCCTTTTGTCACCGAGGGCCTGCTGCGGAAAATTGCCGCGTTCCCGACTATGGCAGCGTCCTACAACGGGCGGAATGCGATGCCCCCTGTGCTTTTCCCACGTACCCATTGGGCCGGCCTGTTAAACATGCAGGGTGATGCAGGCGGCCGTTCACTTTTGCATGCAGCTCAAAAGGTCGAAGCGTCGGCGGCCGAGTTGCGCGACATTGACGTGCCGGATGATTTGGTTAGACCCGCAGATGCATGA